The nucleotide window TGTTGAAGAGGTCCTCCAGGTGATCCTGGAGCATACTAACCGAAGCGGCCTCCACCGGGCTGGGTGCGTCCCCATCCTCGATGAAGTCTCCCAAGGCACTATCTTCCTCCTCGCCCACCGGAGTCTCCAGCGATAGCGGCCGCTGGGCCACCTTCAGGATCTGCTCCACCTTAGCGACGGGCATCTCCATCTCGTCGGCCAGTTCCTCGGGAGTGGGCTCGCGACCCAGGTCCTGGACCAGCTTGCGGGTGGCGCGGGCCAGGCGGTTGATCTGCTCGCACATGTGCACCGGTACCCGGATGGTGCGCCCCTGGTCAGCGATGGCGCGAGTCACCGCCTGGCGAATCCACCAGGTGGCGTAGGTACTGAACTTGTACCCGCGCCGGTAGTCGAACTTGGCCACAGCGCGGATGAGGCCGATGTTGCCTTCCTGTATGAGATCGAGGAAGGGAACACCCCGGCCCATGTACTTCTTGGCCACGCTGACGACCAGGCGGGAGTTGGCCTTGATGAGGTGCTGCTCCGCCTGGTGGCCTCGGAAGGAGATCGCCTTTAGCCGCTGCACTTCCTCCTCAGGGAGGCCGCCCCGGCTCAGCCTGCGGGTGGCGAAGCGACCTTCCTCCATCCGCTTGGCCAGCTCCACCTCCTCCTCTGCCGTGAGCAGGGGAACACGGCCTATCTCGCGCAGGTAGAGGCTCACGGCGTCACTGGTGTCCAGCCCAGCCAATTGGGCCTCGTCCTCTTCAGTACTGACGCGGGCCCTCAGGCGCCTGGCCAGCCATTCGTCCTTCTGATCGGCCTTGCGATACGATATCGCTACTCCCCGGTCGTCGAGGGCGGCGAAGATGCAGTCAACCTGCTCCCCGCTCTCGTCTAGCTCGGGTAGGGCCTCGAGAACGTCGTCGTAGTCCAGGCTTCCCTGCTCTTTCGCCCGGAGTTCAAGCTGCTGGACTATCGCCTCGTGTTCGTCAGCGGTGAGTTGTAGCACTATCTCGCGCTCCTCTGCATAACTGTGTAGAAAGCGAAATCACTCCCGAACGCCCGGGCATCACTACGCTGATAATGACCACCAGAAGAAATCAGAACGAGTGACACGGAAGTCCTGCGGTGGGAGCTAGCATCGAAAGAGAACCGATATCGAGCCGGCCGGGAGAACGGGTGCGGCGGTGAGGTGAAGTGCCCTGCTGGCGCTGCCTCACAAGCGCTCCGCCGTCAGCGGCCGTGTATGAGCCTACCTCCACTGCAGCAGCCTCCGCCTCATTGTGGTGCAGGGTGGCCATCAGCCGAGGGCCGGCCCATCGCGCCGGCGTAAGCGGCATCATCCGATGGCGTGACCATCACCTTGTGACTGGCCCTCGGCCAGGGGCTGGCGCCTCTAGCCTCTCGTCCCTGGCGTCGAGAGGGGACGTCCGCACCCCCGCTGGCCTCCCAGAGGGCATGGGTATCACGTACCAGAGCCAAGAACACCGGTGGAGAGCCAAAGTCGCTATCCACGCCCGCTGGTACTCACGCTGTGGTGTCCGCCATCGGGGTGCTCCAGAAGGTCCGCTGCCCGGCTGGCGGATCGGCGGTCGCGGGCTCCCTGCAGAGTGAGGGAAGCGCGTACCGTCGGTCCGCCCGAGGAAGCACGGATGTCCCCTGACCGCCCATCTGGGCCTGACTGGCACCGGGCGCGGCCGGCAATGAGCCGTCTGGCCCCGGGGGCGCAGGCAGGGGGGCGGAGCAAAGCGGTAAAGCTGGCACCGGGCACATACGAGGCAGTTCGCCGACGGGTGACCGAAAGGGGGTCTGGACGCCTACCGGGAAACCAAGGTACTTCGGCCGTTCTGACGTCTGTGCTTACGTCCCCGATGACGACCGTGCTGCCGAAGTTCCTGGTCAGGCTGTGAGCCTCGATCATCCCTCTCGCCTGGTAGGCTGCTGAGATACGAACCGAAGGTAATTATAGCACAGGGCTGCAAGCTCCTGGCGCCGGCAGACATTTCGGGCAACAGGTCAGGATCGGGGGCGACAGTGCGTCTGGGAAGCGGCAGGCCGCCGTACACCAGCGCCCATGGTCGCCCGTTATTCGCCCAAGGCAGGCCCCGAGGCCGACAACGAGCCAAGGAGGCAGCATCGTGGCAGAGGTCCCGGTCTCTCTTGAGGAGTGACCGCCGCCCGGCGCGCTACGCGAACGGAGGAAGCGAACGTGCCAGCGAGCGCCCTCCGTCGAGGAGGGCGGATCGTGAAAGCACTCAGGGCGTTCTTGCGTGGCCTGAGGGCAACGAAGGGCTAGTGCGAAAGTACTGTTGGCAGGCCGTCGGCCCGATCTTGAGCTGCTGCCAGCGCGGGGTTGGGCGGATGTCGAGGTACGGCGCCACTACAGCATGTCCCTCCATAGGAGCCGAGGCCGTGGGCGCTCGATGGCAATAGCGGCGCAGGCGCTGGGCGTCTGCCCAGTGACAGCCTGGCAGGATTCGCAAGGCACCACGCGCTCTAGGGCAATGGTCCCGGGCCCGGCTCTTCCGCGCGGGCCCGAGGTCTCAACTGCGGCGCATGCACAGGGGGACGAGGATGCGGTGGCCATTCTCCCACGCTACCGTCGCTCCGGGGCTGTTAGAGATGGCCGATACGTTGGGCACCTCGTCCAGGGTCTTGATCGCGAAGTAGTAGGTACGTCCGGAAGTCAACCCGGTGACGGTCATGGACTGCGGTGTTCCGGCGTCTGCGGGGATCGGTATGCCGTGGGATACCGGGGTAGCCGTGCCCCAGTCGGCCTCGGTGATGACCGACGAGCCGTAGCGGACTTGGTAGGCGGTGGCGGTGCCGGCGGTGCCATCGTCGCCGGGAGCGGTCCAGTGGAGCACAATAGTGCCGGCCACGGGGCCGGTAGCTGCTGTCAGGTCGGCTATAGCGGCGGGTGGCGTGGTATCTCCGTTGGTCGAGGGCTCGCCTATCTTGGCCACAAAGGCATCGTAGCTCCCGTTGAAGGTTAGGTCCGGGCCCACCGTCTCAGGGAAGGTGTCAATGGGGTACTCCTCGAAGTCTGGGACAGTGTAGTAGGTGAAGCCGGTGAGGTAAGCGTTGCCTTGGCTATCTACGGCCACTCCCTTGCCCAGGTCAGTAGCGGCGCTACCTACGTAGCCGCAGTACTGGAGCTCGGTGCCATCGGGCCGCACCTTGGCCACGAAGGCATCGCTGTCACCTCCGAACGTGAGCGTCGGGCCCTCGCGCACGGGGAAGGTCGCTTCCGATGAGCTGGTGTATCCGGTGACGTAGGCGGCGCCCTGGGAATCAACGGCTATGTCGGTGCCGCTATCCATGTCTGTCCCGCCGACGTAGCCGGAGTACACCAGCCCGGTTCCGTCGGGCCTCACCTTGGCCACGAAAGCATCCTCGGCGCCGTTGAAGGTCAGGTCCGGTCCTACCAGCAAAGGGAGGTTGCCCGCGCCAGTAGTGCCGGTCACGTAGGCTGCCCCCAGGGCGTCCACCGCGATGCCCTGGCCGGCGAATCCGCCCAGGTAACCACAGTAGACTAACCCTGTGCCGTCGGGCCTGACCTTCGCCACGAAGGCGTTGAAGTCCCAGAAGCCGCCGTTGAAGGTGAGGTCTGGCCCCACGAGCACGGGGAAGCTGACCTGCGTGGACCTGGTCCTGCCAGTGATGTAGGCAGCACCGGACGCGTCTACCGCTATGGCGTTGCCCTCGTCCCGGCCCGTGCCTACGATACGATCCACCACCGATCCGCCGATGTAGCCGCAATACTCTAGCGAGCTGCCATCGGGCCTGACCTTGGCCACGAAGACGTCGCCATCCCCCTTGTAGGTGAGGAAGGGGCCTGCCTGTACCGGGAAGCTATTGTGATCCGACGTCGTTGTTCCCACCACGTAGGCTGCTCCGGAGGAGTCCACGGCTATGCCCGCTGGCGAGTCTTCTTGGAGCCCGCCGATGTAGCCGCAGTACTCCAACGCCGTGCCCGCCGGGTTGACCTTGGCGACGAACGCATCGGCGCCTCCGTTGTGCGTGAGGTCAGGGCCCACCAGGACGGGGAAACTGGCTTCGGTGCTCTCGGTGACGCCGGTGACATACGCTGCCCCGTGGGAATCCACGGCGATGCCCAGGTCGCCGGAATAGGCGTCGCGCAGGGCGCCCCCGATGTAGCCGCAATACTCCAAGGCAGTGCCTTCGGGGTTGACCTTGGCCACGAAGACATCAACCCAGCCACCGTTGAAAGTAGAGTCGGGGCCCACCACCACTGGGAAGCTGTCTTGGTGCGACTGGGTGTTTCCCACAACGTAGGCGGCGCCTTCGGCGTCCACGGCGATGTCATAGCCCTCGTCCGAGTCCGACCCGCCCAGGAAGCCGCAGTAGAGCAGCTCCGGGTCGAGAACGAGGGTGGTAGAGCGATCATAGGGGCCAAGAGTGAAGCCGAAGGAGAGGCCGTCGCCATCCACGGCGTAGGCCGCCTCCACCAGCCGCCGTTCTCCCCCGACGTCCTGGTAGGCCAAAGGCGCCTGATCAGAGATGGTGCGGGCAGGAGTGGCTATCTCGAGAGAGCCGGTCTCGTTCAGGTGCATCGAGGTGGCACCCCGGTAGGCGAGGCGGATACGGGAGGGATCACCACCCGGCCGGACTATGAACTCGTATTTCAGGTTCCCTGCCTCACCGTAGTAGGCCAGGTCTATGCCAGGCCAGAGGTCGGAGTACACCACGCGGTGATAGGTCGGCACGCCGACGTGCCACCGCTCGAGCTGGCTCCGGAAGTAGGACACCACTGTCTGGGCGCGCTCCCGTCCCGCCGGCGTCACGCGAGCGGCGCCCAGGAAGTCCAGCTGCACCACGTGCCTTCTACTGCGAGGGTATGCGCTCCCCGTGGCCACCCCTGGGACATCGGGCGTCGCCCCTTGCAGCACGAAAGTGACACCGTCGGCGGTGAAGTAGACAGTGGCGCTTTGCCCCGGAAGGTAGTAGACGACCCGGCGGTCCAGCTGTCCCTGGTTCTCGATGAAGAGAAGGGGCAAGTGGCCCAGGGCGCCCACCAATCTAGCTCGGTCCTCAAGCGAAACGGATTGCGGAGACGAGCGGCCCACCGCGATTGGCGAGGCCACGGAAGCCGGTTCAGGGGGAAGGGCGGAACCGGCCCGAACGTGGATGGGCGACAAGCAGGAGAGCAGCAGAACTAGGCTCAAGGCGGAATGAAGACACCGACGCGAAGAAGAAGACTGGCTCATGGGGTGCCTCCACGACGGACAGCCTATCGGCCGGAGCGTCAGCTGCCCGCATGGTAGCGGTAGTGTTTGGAGATGTCCAGTGGCCTCGTGCCGGTGTCTGCCATGTCCACGGCCCGGCTACCGGCCGGGCCGTGGGGGTAGGCGAGAGATCCTGCTGGACCGCTACTCGCGCAGGCGCGGGTCGAAGGCGTCGCGCAGACCGTCGCCCAGGAAGTTGAAGGCGAGGACGGTGAGGGTCAGGGCCGTCGCTGGTACCAGGATTACGTGCGGGTACGACCGGATGCCCTGGAAGCCTTCGTTTATCATGATGCCCCAGCTGGGCGTAGGCGGGTTGGCGCCCAGTCCTATGTAGCTGAGAAAGGCCTCGGTCATGATGTAGCCGGGGATGGAGAGGGTCTCGGCCACGATGCACGGACCGAGTATGTTGGGTAGCAGGTGGCGGAAGAGCACCCGAGGCGTGCCCACGCCGATGGCGCGAGCCGCCTCCACGAACTCGCGCTCCTTGTAGGAGAGCACCTGCCCGCGGGCTATGCGCGCCATCCCGATCCAGTTGAGAAGCCCGAGGGCGAGGAACACGAAGAACAGCCCACCCAGGGCAGTGTCCAACCTCACCAGGGCTGCCATCAGCCCGGTCACCTCTCCTCGTCTGGAGACGGCCTTGAAGAAGACCTGCATGAGGATGACCACGATGAGCACGGGCAGCCCGTAGAGGAAGTCCACTATGCGCATCATGAGGTTGTCAACCCATCCGCCAGCATAGCCGGAGATGGTACCGTAGGCTACGCCGACGACGAGGCTCACGGTGGCAGCCACGAAGGCGACCGCGAGAGAAACGCGCGCACCATAGATGGTACGGCTGAGTATGTCGCGGCCTAGGTAGTCGGCGCCAAGCGGGTAATCGGGCCCGGGGAGGGCGTAGTTGTCCTGGAAGTGGGTCTCGGCGTAGCCGTACGGAGCCAGAACCGGGGCGAAGACGGCGACGACGAGCAGAGCGAGGATAAACACACCGCCCGCAGTGGCCACGCGGTTTCTGAACAACTGGTGAAGCGCGTCCGACCAGGGACTACGCTGGCGCCTCTGTGCCCGGCTGGCGAAGACCTGCTGGGCTACTGCCTCCTGAACGGCCATTCTAACTCCTCACTAGATGCGGCGGGGTTCACAGCGGCCCTTCGCAGTGACCTCGTCCGCGACTGCCTACGAGTAGCGTATGCGCGGGTCAAGCCAGGCATAGGTGATGTCCACCGCCAGGTTGGAGAGCACCAGGATGACGGCGTAGATCAGGGTGACTCCCATGATCACGGGATAGTCGCGGTTACTGATGCCCTGCACGAAGTACTTGCCCATCCCGGGAATGCCGAAGACCGCCTCGATAACGATAGTGCCGGTAATGACGGCGGCGAACATGGGGCCCAAGACCGTCACTACCGGTATGAGGCTGTTCTTCAGAGCGTGGCGCACCACCACGGCCCGCTCCCGCAGCCCCTTGGCCCGAGCGGTGCGGATGTAGTCCTCGCGGATGACCTGGAGCAGAGAGGCGCGAGTGAGGCGAGCGATACTGGCGGAAAGGCCCGTGCCCAGAGCAAGAGTGGGCAGGATGGCATGCCGGAAGAACTTCGCCGTCGGGGTAGGAATGAAGCCGAGGAAGAACGGTCGCTCAGCTCCCCACAGAGCCACCGGCAACCAGCCCAGCTTCAGGGCGAACACCCAGTAGAGCACCGGGCCCAGTACCAAAGCCGGGATGGACACGCCCACGATGGCCAGGAAGGAGGCCAGGTAATCGGGAAGGCGGTTGTGGTTGAGGGCAGCGATGATCCCGGCCGGCACGCCGATGAGCAGGGCCAGCCCTATGGCCAGGATGCCTAGCTGAGCGGAGATGGGCAGGCTGTCGCCCACGATGTCGTTGACCGTCCGGTTCCGTTGAGTGAACGAGGGGCCGAGGTCGCCTTCCAGCACTACAGCCTTGAGGTAGTTGAGGAACTGCTCGTGTAACGGCTTGTCCAGCCCGTACTTCCGCTCCAGATTCTGCACCACGGCGGGGGGCAGGTTGCGCTCCCCGGCGAAGTCGAAAGGGCCACCGGGTATGGCCTGCATCAGCAGAAACACGGCCAGCAACAGGGCCAGCAGCACCGGCACAGACCAAAGCAGCCGGCGCACGATGTATGTGGTCATTAAGCATCACTCCGGTAATAGTCGGTCTTCAGTCTCACGCAATCACCGTCGGTCCACATGCGGCCAGTGCACTTGCCGCTGGCCGCATGTGGACCGACGGGGATCTAGGTCCCCGTCGTCGTTCTGCGGGTGGAGACGGGGCCTGTCGCACCCCGTCTCCGATCATTCACAGACGCTCTACCTGCCGGTGGCGGCCTTCTTGGCCTCCCAGTCTATCTTCCACTTCCACACGTGGTCCATGCTCAGGGGGTTCACGATGCGCGTCAGGTACGGCTTGTTGAGCGTGACCCGGGTGTAGAAGTAGATGGGCGCCATGGCGGTGACCTCGTTGTTCAGGATGATCTCCGCCTGCTTGTAGAGCGCGGCGCGGACGTCGGGATCAGTCTCGACCTGAGCCTGCTCCACCAGCGCATCGAACTCATCGTTGTAGAACTTCTCGTAGTTCTCGGTGCTCTTGCTGTGCA belongs to Anaerolineae bacterium and includes:
- the rpoD gene encoding RNA polymerase sigma factor RpoD, whose product is MVLQLTADEHEAIVQQLELRAKEQGSLDYDDVLEALPELDESGEQVDCIFAALDDRGVAISYRKADQKDEWLARRLRARVSTEEDEAQLAGLDTSDAVSLYLREIGRVPLLTAEEEVELAKRMEEGRFATRRLSRGGLPEEEVQRLKAISFRGHQAEQHLIKANSRLVVSVAKKYMGRGVPFLDLIQEGNIGLIRAVAKFDYRRGYKFSTYATWWIRQAVTRAIADQGRTIRVPVHMCEQINRLARATRKLVQDLGREPTPEELADEMEMPVAKVEQILKVAQRPLSLETPVGEEEDSALGDFIEDGDAPSPVEAASVSMLQDHLEDLFNSLTPREVKILQLRFGLIDGYTYTLEEVGRRFGVTRERIRQIEAQALQRLKHPRRCRRLKEYLT
- a CDS encoding ABC transporter permease yields the protein MAVQEAVAQQVFASRAQRRQRSPWSDALHQLFRNRVATAGGVFILALLVVAVFAPVLAPYGYAETHFQDNYALPGPDYPLGADYLGRDILSRTIYGARVSLAVAFVAATVSLVVGVAYGTISGYAGGWVDNLMMRIVDFLYGLPVLIVVILMQVFFKAVSRRGEVTGLMAALVRLDTALGGLFFVFLALGLLNWIGMARIARGQVLSYKEREFVEAARAIGVGTPRVLFRHLLPNILGPCIVAETLSIPGYIMTEAFLSYIGLGANPPTPSWGIMINEGFQGIRSYPHVILVPATALTLTVLAFNFLGDGLRDAFDPRLRE
- a CDS encoding ABC transporter permease translates to MTTYIVRRLLWSVPVLLALLLAVFLLMQAIPGGPFDFAGERNLPPAVVQNLERKYGLDKPLHEQFLNYLKAVVLEGDLGPSFTQRNRTVNDIVGDSLPISAQLGILAIGLALLIGVPAGIIAALNHNRLPDYLASFLAIVGVSIPALVLGPVLYWVFALKLGWLPVALWGAERPFFLGFIPTPTAKFFRHAILPTLALGTGLSASIARLTRASLLQVIREDYIRTARAKGLRERAVVVRHALKNSLIPVVTVLGPMFAAVITGTIVIEAVFGIPGMGKYFVQGISNRDYPVIMGVTLIYAVILVLSNLAVDITYAWLDPRIRYS